Proteins from one Toxotes jaculatrix isolate fToxJac2 chromosome 13, fToxJac2.pri, whole genome shotgun sequence genomic window:
- the tmem200b gene encoding transmembrane protein 200A yields MKTQKARGVKQTSPSCRRKSRFTLRGRKKKDSVIQGKLRIRSMPGAFLVLGVLVVVVGTALAVAGYWPYRISRSSILEAAEGESISESQTSSWSLGAKGLLSTASLIHSERMKLLGPVIMGVGLFILICANTVLYENRDRETQMLLAQMRSVICSVSAAVPSADLKEIAAANSMAKHYQWVSSLPAAHLNILCLQQLASSEPLLQTRQPTDHEESVEGIYQQAVLQTEALHHQKSEPPPSLCSSHSSSCNSSQTDFITQPGAEHRGKASFIMQPVPFVKLNSSLVSASSMSTLGVDEVDTPAAQPRRCHSMSYRTKPYVAQTGVCLEEGLHKPGKEGQVNPLIVARREAGSQVCVDILGQTVEAIEEQTHRSWPRLDLGSGRRYLKLENKEDSVDKLLDQLEQQCSQWDKSFGSGPFQ; encoded by the coding sequence ATGAAGACCCAGAAGGCCCGAGGTGTTAAACAAACGTCGCCTTCCTGCCGACGGAAGTCTCGCTTCACCTTACGAGGCAGAAAGAAGAAGGACAGTGTGATACAAGGCAAGCTTCGCATCCGCTCCATGCCCGGAGCCTTCCTGGTGCTGGGGGTCCTCGTAGTGGTCGTTGGCACCGCTCTTGCGGTGGCAGGTTACTGGCCCTACCGGATATCAAGGTCGTCCATCCTGGAGGCTGCAGAAGGGGAGAGTATTTCTGAGTCGCAGACTTCTAGTTGGAGTCTGGGAGCTAAGGGCCTCCTGTCCACAGCCAGCCTCATTCACAGTGAACGGATGAAGCTGCTGGGGCCTGTCATCATGGGGGTGGGACTCTTCATCCTCATTTGTGCCAACACTGTCCTGTATGAGaacagggacagggagactcaGATGCTGCTGGCTCAGATGCGCAGCGttatctgctctgtgtctgcagctgtGCCCTCAGCAGACCTTAAAGAAATAGCAGCGGCCAACTCGATGGCCAAACACTACCAGTGGGTGAGCAGTTTACCAGCTGCCCACCTCAACatcctctgtctgcagcagctggcCAGCTCTGAGCCACTGCTCCAGACCAGACAACCCACAGACCACGAGGAGAGCGTGGAGGGCATCTACCAGCAAGCTGTTCTCCAGACAGAAGCCCTCCACCACCAGAAATCAGAGCCTCCGCCTTCCCTCTGCTCCTCGCACTCCAGTTCATGTAACTCCAGTCAGACAGACTTCATCACACAGCCGGGTGCTGAGCACAGGGGCAAAGCCAGCTTCATTATGCAGCCTGTCCCATTCGTCAAGCTCAACAGCAGCCTGGTGTCTGCCAGTTCCATGTCCACCCTGGGGGTGGACGAGGTGGATACCCCAGCCGCCCAGCCGAGGCGCTGCCACAGCATGAGCTACAGGACTAAACCTTACGTAGCCCAAACCGGTGTGTGTCTGGAGGAAGGACTCCACAAACCTGGAAAGGAGGGTCAAGTAAATCCGCTAATAGTCGCGAGGAGAGAGGCTGGTTCACAGGTTTGCGTGGACATCTTGGGGCAGACTGTGGAAGCCATTGAGGAGCAGACTCACCGAAGCTGGCCTCGGCTCGACCTGGGCAGCGGAAGACGATACCTGAAACTAGAAAACAAAGAGGACTCGGTGGATAAACTGCTGGACCAGTTAGAGCAGCAGTGTTCTCAGTGGGATAAGAGTTTTGGCTCTGGGCCTTTTCAGTGA